One region of Oryza glaberrima chromosome 7, OglaRS2, whole genome shotgun sequence genomic DNA includes:
- the LOC127779071 gene encoding uncharacterized protein LOC127779071: MATMKKLAARDGRAASNGRLLRLVARAALLAVVVLSLVSLRLALSPATAVGDDGELYLPVLLAEVSDRGYLRHGSRSVFVGDAGSWAPFLERHHVAVFRAGKLRELADESVDAVLFDGDAVQLGAVNRVLKLGGVAAGFATSGSSTLQLPDNYRAVFAHRSEAAIAFAVEKTTPPTTSAAVTASPVGPHRKLLALPGSKKDDALAGLEAVLLEPPQRQHRRIIRRLRPRYLPELTGDSLEGYRRRTFIDVAPSRGGGGGGGAASWFKKHYPRGKRVFDMVRLDAADATEPAASSSAAGIAEWLEGNVREEDYVVVKAGVEAVEEILRRRAAVRRVDELFLDCDAGAGADAARRPYWECLALYGRLRDHGVAVHQWWELMNARPRRERKKRERERERERVK, from the coding sequence ATGGCGACGATGAAGAAATTAGCTGCGAGGGATGGCAGGGCCGCCAGCAATGGCAGGCTCCTCCGGCtggtggcgcgggcggcgctcctcgccgtcgtcgtgcttTCTCTCGTGTCGCTCCGGCTGGCGCTCTCGCCGGCCACGGCggtgggcgacgacggcgagctctaCCTGCCGGTGCTACTCGCCGAAGTAAGCGACCGCGGCTACCTGCGCCACGGCAGCCGCTCGGTGTTCGTTGGCGACGCCGGGTCGTGGGCGCCGTTCCTCGAGCGGCACCACGTCGCCGTCTTCCGCGCCGGCAAGCTCCGCGAGCTCGCCGACGAGTCCGTCGACGCCGTCCTCTTCGATGGCGACGCGGTTCAGCTCGGCGCCGTCAACCGCGTCCTCAagctcggcggcgtcgccgccggtttCGCCACGTCGGGGTCGTCGACGTTGCAGCTGCCTGACAACTACAGGGCCGTGTTCGCGCACAGGTCGGAGGCGGCCATCGCCTTCGCCGTGGAGAAGACCACGCCGCCGACCACGAGCGCCGCCGTGACGGCTTCGCCGGTGGGACCTCACCGGAAGCTCCTCGCATTGCCGGGGAGCAAGAAGGACGACGCGTTGGCCGGTCTCGAGGCCGTGCTCCTCGAGCCGCCGCAGAGGCAGCACCGGCGAATCATCCGGCGGCTGCGGCCAAGGTACCTCCCGGAGCTGACCGGCGACTCGCTGGAAGGCTACCGCCGACGAACGTTCATCGACGTGGCGCcctctcgcggcggcggcggcggcggcggcgcggcgtcgtggTTCAAGAAGCACTACCCGAGAGGGAAGCGCGTGTTCGACATGGtgcgcctcgacgccgccgacgcgacggagccggcggcgagctcatcGGCGGCGGGGATCGCCGAGTGGCTGGAAGGGAACGTGAGGGAGGAGGACTACGTGGTGGTGAAGGCCGGCGTGGAGGCCGTGGAGGAGATCCTCCGCaggcgcgccgccgtccgccgcgtcgACGAGCTCTTCCTCGActgcgacgccggcgccggcgccgacgcggcgcgcCGCCCCTACTGGGAGTGCCTGGCGCTGTACGGCCGGCTGCGTGACCACGGCGTCGCCGTGCATCAATGGTGGGAGCTCATGAATGCTCGACCAcgtagagagagaaagaagagagagagagagagagagagagagagagtgaaatGA
- the LOC127778651 gene encoding cyclin-D2-2: MGVLCFGASNILLCAEDSSSVLGLGGFGGGGGEVAAELGCGGGGGFDFFGFGGGAVFPIDSDEFVALLVEKEMDHQPQRGYLEKLELGGLECSWRKDAIDWICKVHSYYNFGPLSLYLAVNYLDRFLSSFNLPHDESWMQQLLSVSCLSLATKMEETVVPLPMDLQVFDAEYVFEARHIKRMELIVMKTLKWRLQAVTPFSFIGYFLDKFNEGKPPSYTLASWCSDLTVGTLKDSRFLSFRPSEIAAAVVLAVLAENQFLVFNSALGESEIPVNKEMVMRCYELMVEKALVKKIRNSNASSSVPHSPITVLDAACFSFRSDDTTLGSSQSNSNNKDYNSQDSAPASKRRRLNTTPI; the protein is encoded by the exons ATGGGTGTTCTTTGCTTCGGCGCTTCCAACATCCTCCTCTGCGCGGAGGACAGCAgcagcgtgcttggcctgggcggctttggcggcggcggcggcgaggtggcggcggagctggggtgcggcggcggtggcggctttgATTTCTTTGGCTTCGGTGGTGGTGCTGTGTTCCCCATCGACTCCGATGAGTTCGTGGCGTTGTTGGTGGAGAAGGAGATGGATCATCAGCCTCAGCGGGGGTATCTGGAGAAGCTGGAGCTCGGTGGATTGGAGTGTTCTTGGAGGAAAGATGCCATTGATTGGATTTGCAAG GTCCATTCCTACTACAACTTTGGACCACTCAGCCTTTACCTCGCAGTGAACTACCTGGATAGGTTCCTCTCCTCGTTTAATCTCCCT CATGACGAATCTTGGATGCAACAGTTGCTGTCAGTTAGTTGTCTATCTCTTGCTACGAAGATGGAGGAGACCGTGGTCCCTCTTCCCATGGACCTTCAG GTTTTTGATGCGGAATATGTGTTTGAAGCAAGGCATATTAAGAGGATGGAGCTTATTGTGATGAAAACCCTGAAATGGAGGCTGCAAGCTGTGACCCCATTCTCTTTCATCGGCTACTTCCTGGACAAGTTCAATGAAGGGAAGCCGCCGAGCTACACGCTGGCATCATGGTGCTCTGATCTCACAGTGGGCACTCTGAAAG ACTCTAGGTTCTTGTCATTCAGACCTTCTGAGATTGCGGCCGCAGTGGTGTTAGCTGTGCTTGCTGAGAATCAGTTTCTTGTCTTCAACAGTGCCCTTGGAGAATCTGAAATCCCTGTAAATAAG GAGATGGTTATGAGATGCTATGAGCTGATGGTAGAGAAGGCATTGGTGAAGAAGATAAGGAACAGCAATGCAAGCTCTTCAGTTCCACACAGCCCGATCACCGTGTTGGACGCGGCGTGCTTCAGTTTTAGGAGTGATGACACAACACTAGGATCATCACAGTCAAACAGCAACAACAAAGATTACAACAGCCAGGACTCTGCTCCTGCTTCCAAGAGGAGGAGATTAAACACAACACCAATCTGA